Part of the Octopus sinensis linkage group LG10, ASM634580v1, whole genome shotgun sequence genome is shown below.
acacttttaaacttcgtatactggtagaatgtgtttataaaacatctttttctcttggttttattgagaaaattctatagtttgtaagatatttgttgtttttttcttccatttctgcaatttcaaccaatcaaatacgtctattgaagtaaaaaaaaacattctgtgccgtatgtccctcgtttaagaaacagattgggtatatctacatttgtgaagaaaaaaagatacccttccccacacccctaaccctaaccctaaaacagattgaaatgcaatagatcgatactagggtcataattatgggtgacaatttcatatgacaccgctagaaaaaactgccgttcaaaccgaaaagatccgagtgaTTTACTGACGATGAGAAGTTATAATTACCCACAATAGTTATATTCACTACATTAAAAAAGTCACTAAAATTTTAACACTCATAGTGCGCATTAGTTTTAATAACCATTTAGCATAAATTGTTGCCTAAACTGAAAGCAATTAAAGATTATTGCACCAAGTTAGCTTTGGTTTGTATAGTGCATTGGCATTATTTTCCTCCATCTGTGCATGCggctatatacgtgtatattatatatatgtatgagtatgtgatgACTAAATATCTTCTGTTTGAGTGTAAAAGATTGGATGCGGTGGTGGCAGGAATttggagaaataaagaaagaatttttgGAAGAGGCGAGAGTTATAGGGAGTAGCAAATGCACGTCTTAtgtgaatgtgaatatatatatatatatatatatatatatatatatatatatatatatatatatatatatatatatatatatatatataatatatatatatatatatatatatatatatgtatgtgtgtgtgtatatatatatatggatatatacacacacacatatatgtatatatatatatattaatatatatatatatacatatatatatatatataatatatatatacatatatatatataatatatattatatatatataatatatatatataatatatatatatatagatatatatatatatatatatatatatatatatatgtatatatatacatgtatatatagtaataaaaggAACATCTCTTTGGAGTGGTATTGCAGAAAGAGAAACGTTTAATTTTCAAGGTTCTAAAATTTTGGGAATGCAGCACCAGAACGggattataatattttaaatacgtcatagaaaaagaaaaaaattatgaaataaagtaatttaactctatattatatttcaaaaatcCCCCGGCGCACATTTGTGCATTCTTGTGTATCTAAATAAATACTTggacagcagccaaatctttatatatatatatatttacttttatgcgtgcgcgtgtgtgtgtgtatatatatatagatagatagatatagatatatatatgtagataatatatatatatatatatatatgagcatatatatacttatatatatatatacacacataaatatatataattatatatatatattatatatatatattatatatatatatatatacgcgcatacacacgacggtatgatatacataccgtcgtgtgtatgcgtgcatattactctaccactggtatttgagtactcttttttccaccttgtttcacatttatgtgtttactccggtatatatatatatatatatatatatatatatatatatatatatatatatatatatatatatatatatatatatatatatacgtacgtgtgtgtatgtatgcatgtgtgcacgtatgcatatatatatatatatatatatatatatatatatacatattttgtcacAAATCTGCGATACCCTTCATTTTCTTAATGGAAATCACTGGAGGAATTCTCAGCAAACCTCATTTCATCATACGTCTAATGCGCGCTTTGAAAAGGAAagtaatttttttcagaaattacACTTTTACAATATTACTATTTAAACTTCATTTATCTCACATTTGCATTTCCTTTAACGAGACACGATATTCAAAGCATGACCTCACCGTTTTGCAGAAAAAATCTCGATTTActtgcgtgtacacacacacacgcgcacgggTAATATTGGAACATGTGTAACACATTCACTAGTATATGTTTTAcattatcgtgtatatatatatatatatatacacgataatatatatatatatatatatatatatatatatacatacacatagacacacaaatatatgcctgcatatgtatatatgtataaatatattacatggtaaggcttcaacaagtagaaaagcaCTCGAACTGCAAAGAGAATAATGATAATCTTATAATAAAAACCACAAATCTTGTTAAATGCAACTACCCAGGGTTTCTTGGTCGAAATACAAATTTAAGTTTatgtataaactagcagtatcgcccggcgttgctcgggtttgtaagggaaataactatataagcatttttagagagttatagccaaaaaatagcaaaaaatgcattaaaaatggaaaaaaaaaaatgatggtaattatttaaaaaaatcgttgactcatcgtagacattttagagagttactttccttatttaatatcgaaaaaaatgcattaaaatggaaaaaaataatggtaaattttttttaaaatcgtagactcatcgtagacgcgcgctaatacccagaagggctcgatatgaatcacgactataagatacccggttttggttaaactgcaccgcaaaatgtgggagtagttaggaatctaaatcgtaggagacagacacacaacttgacttttatatatataaatatatgtttatatattaaaaccTAAAGATGAAGGGATCAGTTTCGCCATCAGATTGAAAATCCTCTCCGAAACCAGaccttatatattctatatgcacAAGGCCCTGAAATTATGAGTGAAGTAGAGATAATCGATTATATAGATCCCTGTCCTTATCTGATACTCACTTCATCGAATCACAGAGGATGCAGaacttgaacacagaatgtaaaacaTGTGCAAAAcgggcgtactaacaattctgccagctcctagCCTAATCGGCTCTCCACGCAcatttacacgcacgcacgcacacacacacacacacacacgcacacacacacacacacacacacacacacacacacacacatatatatatacatgtatatatagctgaaatttacagaaaaacataagacgatgacaggtgtataaacaacaaacaggtgtattagtttaacgctcagaaaggtgacacaaggaaataaacagagagaattaaaaaaaacttttggagctaTCATGGCGGCTGGCTTGACAGAGGTGGAATCTAATTTTCATTGCCTAGGCAATGAAAATTAGATTCacttttgaccataggctgaaacagctgtaagaagtaattttaggatttcattaatttatagtatgacttttaaaatctgtatttctattattatcttatctattgatttatataatattttgtatgctttgatgttctcatttgtaaaatgaataaataatccaacattataatatccgtaagttgatgaacaaattaattagtttttccattttcttatttgtattataaatttacggtaaaaatatttctttaccttcacccgtttaatacaataaatgaattgaatttcaattaaaaacatttatgtattaagaatttgggtactttaccaacagtatattgatAAATGATATTCCATAGTTGGTTACACCCATAagccctatcttactttgtactatatataaatatggaggcgcaatgacccagtggttagggcagcggtcgtaggatcgcggtttcgattcccagaccgagcgttgtaagtgtttattgaatgaaaacacctaaagctgcacgacgctccagcagggggtggtgatgatccttgctgtactctttcgccacaactttctctcactctttcttctgttggccagctcgcttagccaagcggggtggcgtcatttgaaggctaaaacaatgcaacatCTGAGAGcatggtcggtcatggtgatcacagtgatatatgtatatgtgtttgtgcgtctatacatttacacataatacatacatacagtcatacatacataaatatgtatttctatatgtatgtgtataaaagcaTTTACAATCATTAATATGAAGGTCGAAGCATATTTGCagttaaacactcacacatacatacgttgatACGCCTGCGCAagaacacattgatatatatttatgatattattagtaataatctTTGTTTTTAAGTCAAAGAGGAAGGTAGTTGTTATCGCCTTTGCAGAACCTTCTAGATTGTGGAATTTGATATTTTTCCCTACATCGGCGTCAATCGTGACTTATGAATTCAAACATTCCGTTTATTATTGACTTGTTGCACAACTTACGATTCCACCGAACATTCACTGGCTAGGAGAACGATAACATCAAATACAATATAGAGACATTATCCAACATGTCATCTTCCAAGAGAATTGTTTATGGTATTCGAGGGATATTTCACTTCTATGTCCAACAGGTCGAGCGATACATAGAGGTTCTGTTTTCAGTAAATGGCAACTTTCTGTTCAGATTGACTTTCAACAATATGGCGGAGAAAAACAGGTCCAGGGAGAAGTGAGCATgcaaaatgcaaatatgtgaggATTTTACTTTATGTAGTATTGTAAACTGAAAAACTCGTAGGATCAACTCAGATTACCCAAGTAATCAGCAGATAAAACTTCCTCTGGTGATGTAACCCCTTCTGTAAACGCAAATAGGGGGTTTTTGTGCTATTTTAAAAATTCCTTTGATAAACTCAATTCAGGGACAGATTATCGGTTTATTATATTACAATGCACGCGCATGACTGTGTAATTAAgaaatgcgtgtgtgcgtgtgtgtatgtatatgtatgtataacacgcAAATCATACATATACTCGTAAACGTATAaaagtctgtgcgtgtgtatgcgtgtctatgaGTTTCTGTGGTCAATACAATGGAAATTAAACTTACTTGATTAATATAGAAAGCCCgaatgatttatttataaatggaatctgaaagaaaataaattgaataccaAAGTTtagtgcttatacatacatacatatatatatacatctacatgtgtaGATGaaaatattcatgcatgtatgtatgtatggacgtatgtatgtatgtatacatatatatatatatatatatatatatatatatatataatatatatatatatatatatatatatattatatatatatatatgtatgtatatgtatgtatttgaattaaAGATAAATCAAATTGACAATCGAtgatattttgtttcaaatacattcgctataattatatatatgcatgtatatatgtatgtgtttctgcgtgcgtgcgtatgtgtgtgtgtgtgtgtatgtgtgtgtgtttgtgtactacAATCGGTGACGTTAAATGAAActgaaaggctatatatatatatatatatatatatggatgtatctatgtacttttttctcttctctcagtTTCATTTAACGTCACCGACCGTTACACACTCCTTCCTCTTATCAATCTCCTACTTCCTGCGTGACTGCGAACGAAAACACATTACAAATTAttatttctgtacatatataaatatatattgttttctactctaggcacaaagcccgaaatgttTGGTGAAGGGGccagtcggttatatcgactccagtacgcaactggtacttatttaatcgactccgaaaggatgaaaggcaaagtcgacatcggtggaatttgagtgcagaacgtagcggcagacgaaatacctatttctttactacccacaaggagctaaacatagaggggacaaacaaggacagacaaacggattaagtcgattatatcaaccccagtgcgtaactggtacttaatttatcgactgctaaaggatgaaaggcaaagtcgacctcggcggaatttggcaACCGGTATTGTGTTTActtccacgtaacttagcggttcggcaaaagacattaATAGAattaatactaggcttaaaaagggtaagactaagtcctggggtcgatttcttcgactaaaaaaacctttaaggcagtgctgcagcatggtcgcagtcaaatgactgaaaccaataaaagaataaaagaatatatttgtatagaacGGCGTTGAAGAAATTTGCTCAGAGGGTTTAGTCGCCAAGAGGCTAGAATGGActacacttggccaaggtgctacgcagtgggactgaacccgaatccaTGTGGTTAAGATCCATGTACGCTAATAGGGGAGGGGGGTCTTGGTAAGTTGTGTGGTTCATTCTATAGAGGATCCGTGTTTGTTGTTCTgtcgtacgtgtatgtgtgaatgtgtgtgagtgaatgtctgCTCccctgtgtgtttgtgagtgtacgaataggtgtatgcgtatgtgtgcgtgtttgtgtgaatatgtgagtgtatgtatctgtgagaaagagagagaaagagggggagtgaATGAGGCATTGATtgggtatgcgtgtatatgtgtctggacgcatgtgtgtgagtgtagtagTGTGGgtatgagcatatgtgtgtgtgtatgtgtgttattcacacacacacacacacacacacacacacacacacaaattaatatcATTcggttttgaaatatatatacctttctttaattattcttttctactccaggcacaaggcctgaaattttgagagagggggccagttgattagatcgaccccagtatgcaactggtacttagtttatcgaccccgaaaggatgaaaggcaaagtcgaccttggcggaatttgaactcagaacgtaggggcagacgaaatacctatttctttaatacccacaagtggctaaacatagaggggacaaacaaggacagacaaacggattaagtcgattatatcgaccccagtgcattactggtactttatttattgaccctgaaaggatgaaaggcaaagtcgacctcggcggaatttgaactcagaacgtagcggcagatgaaatactgctaagcatttcgcccggcgtgctaacgtttctgccagctcgccgccttaccttgcttcaattattgttgttacttAGCCACAGGTCAGCTCTAATTAAACCGATTTATAAATCATTGCTGCAGCTATGACTGCTTTAATTATGCTGCAGACCTGCCAAAGGACGCTGGTGTTATTCCTTTCTCCACATccagaaaaaaggaagagaaagaagaaaaaagaacgaaagaaaatgaAACTGGTCCTACATTATCAATTGTCCCCATCTTATCCCTAATATTTAAATGGTAGAATTCAATTTCGGGGAGATTCAACTGGTCTTTTTAGGGGGCCGAGTGGCAGGACGTGGTCCGTACTTTAGTTCATGGTCGTTATAAGAGATTATCTAATGTCGGAAACCGCTAGTACACAGACATTCTGTCCTTATTTGTTGGTCATGTGTAATAGCTATgtattgtctattttcataaatccACAGTAAACTAAACTCCAGACATACCGTGGCTTCTGTAATGTTTGTTTAGGAGTGAACAAATAGCACCGAGATAACTGGTTGTGCGTTGCCATTCTAACTGGTTGTGTGTACGCAGGACTGAACGCCTGCCGTCGAGCGGTATTTCGTTGGAATGGATCGAATATCTCTCGATTGTTGGCATCGAATAATTGTGGACGTTTTATTGCCGCCATGAAACTGGtggctttttcttcttctcaagtAGATTGTTGACATTTCATTGGCACCAAGTGACTGTCGGTATTTCGCTGGCGTAAAACCGACTGTTTATTGGCACAGAACAAATGTCTTAGACATTTGTTCTGTGTAGAAGCATTGTTCTCCACTACTTCGTTAATATCAAACGGCTTCAGTTTATTTCAGTAAACTATTGGTTTTACCAACAGTGCAGAGCTATTTGTAGAAAAGTACTCTACTCGACTGAATAAtttcacaatacatatataataactattTTATGCCAACATcagcgggattcgaactcagcacctagagaaaaaaagaacatcAGGCGGCATTTAGTTCAGTGCTTTATCGCTTTCAGCATTTTGCTGCCCTTGTTTCCTGCGGCATCATTTTGGTTTTtctcatattgatttcaaattttggtacataaCCATTAATTTCAggggagataagttgattacatcgatctcagctttcagttggtacttattgtatggacctcgaaaggatgaaaggcaaagtcgatcttggcggaatttgaactcagaatataaagacggacgaaataccaatttctttattgcccacaatgcaCAGAACAACTCATGAGATCAGTAAAGCGTtatgattttacatataatgtGACTTGCCGAGAGACACGGCAACCCGGCATGAAAGTCCTCGAGGGCTTTCCCACCACCAAGGCAGCGTCACCCCCGAATAGCTCCCGAAAGGCCTCACATATgttctcgggttcgtttaccaagacaccattttgattcgtcaaagactGAATAGTGGAACTATTTCtttgccgagcttccaccacccGGGCCCATCCAGCAGCCTTGATTCAttcacttcccattgcacgtaacttagcattggcaatacttcccatgtgttaggcttcaagatgctggtttaactccagttTTCACCCTCgcattaccagtcctccaggcttcttctagttccttaactagaccatctcctattctacgccccttcttagctaaacttatgctaaacctaatagactcatatttgatggcttTTTTTTAGGgtgtaccaccatttgttattaatgatggtacctgttaatgccctctatattaacatcttgatccgtTTTCTGTACTCCTCagtcgccaaaagggacgtattgagtttccagtagccagatccctgactatgcaacttatctaccgtcaggTTACAagtaaccatcttgtggtcagTGTAGCAGACCAgaaaaaaactgtggacactcggCTATGGACTTATCTGTTTCtttaattaaaatcctatctagatataTTCTGGAAGACCTGTCACTATTTGatcacgtccactgtggagtgttcgggtgttccaacctatatggatcggcaagctgaaattgacttagcagatcccgtAAGCCTGGGTTACAATCTGTATGTGCTTCACATATTGTATTAAAGTCTCCTAGCAATACTAGcgaatgcgacgtggctaggaacttGCCCAGGTCACGAAAATATTCACTTTGCGGGCCCATAATTTTGGGTGCATAAATAGCAACTAGCTTGATTatcttgccacaactgaatgtcagGTCAAGAACGACCAACCTGCATTCTgggtcagaaaaaaaaacaactttttctcggctatccggtttctttttagtaggaccaacaccccaccccacctcccgcccgactcggagaaacgtatttctcgtagccgttcaggagggggatcagatctcttggccccttcacccgggtttctGTTGCAACAATTAtatccaaatttctcgacctgatgtcatttaggaagcgcCCTTGCTTCCAACTCCATATCAGGCCACgaacatttacacaaccaatgtgaatagacaTGATTTACCTGTTAATCAGGACTGTGCGGTGAAGAGGATCCCTCCACCTTTTCTTGATACAGGGTCGGAGGTGGCcggtcttgggaaatagatttgttAAAATCCCATCTCATTAtcgacacagaattatcaggtggagggggagtctccaccttttccttttctcgcgggatcggggctggtaatccatgaaatatagaattattaaaGTCCAATCTCATTGATGATACTGTCTTACGGTATTTGTTCTGTAAAATTCTATGagtcttatttgagacttcataCACGTCATAATTGGTAAATTTCTCCGAAGggctatttatttttttgcagttTAATCAAGTGAATGTCTCTCATTagctcagtatctttagtgtatacggctattttgcctttttcctctttttctcttctggcagtcttttttggtcgttgttcAGTAGTAGACGCCGCTCTCGGTTGAGTTGTTGAttgtattttccttttgttttttgttttcttctcatctttttcttctttttcttcttcctccttttcatttttctcctctttctcctcttcctcattttccttgcagttacttcgaatgtggcctaattgaccacataaaaaacattcgGCCCTCAACAAATACCATGAGGGTCTCTTCCCCTATCTCAATTGTCTCGGGAATTGCTTCAATTATTTTAGGGTCAGTCTGAATGAGGAGACTAACTGTTTGACCAGTCCAGTTAGCGTTTTCGGTAGCGGCAACCtggaggagagtcattttctcttcctgtttgattaggactgccgccaacaaccacataggATCCACTTCCGGTGGGACCCTTGTGATTTTAATCCTGGATGTTCTCATCCTCATATAGGTGGGGATCAGCGATTCTACTGAATGTTTCTATGCAATTTCTTTGTTGGTaaaccttacttccaccgttccgaatttCTTGCCTCTTGTCAGATAAACCACGTCGCTCCAGATTGGCTTCAGGCACTTCTCTATCTTCTCTTCTGTAATtttctcaatttttcttttttgaaaacagTAAGTTTTGAAAATTATCGTTTTCCGTTTTTCTTCTAATAGTAATTTCTCTGCTGGTTGAATTTTAACCACGTTATCATTTATTTGCATCATTTCACTGTATTTCATGAAATCACACTTATTCGTCGAAAGCAGCCGGGTTCCACCCCCAGCTGCCaacgcaaaacattttttttcttttttcggttGTTCAGTTTGGATGCTAGGTGCATCAGTTACTCTTTTGGACACAATACCTTTGTTTTTTGGCAAACTCGGGAATTATTCTAGTAAAAGTTCTGATGAACTTTCAGACATCTCCAAATAACTCAtacattttgtcatttttttgcAACGGGGGAATCCATTATTTCTTTGTTCGTAGTTGGCTCCTCGCCAGAAAACATGTAATTTTTCCTTTCAACAGGAGAAACAAACATTTCTGTTCCAACGGTGGGCTCCTCACAAGACGACATTCTTCCCTTCAACGGAGGAATGCTTTCTACAGGcacttagtattttcaaatgaaaactcCAACGGTTAAGAAATTCAACAATTTAACAAGAAACAGCAATTATTAGAAACAACATTTATTAGCAATATTAACACCAAGAAACAGTAATTTTCACCACGAACACAAGTGTGACGCGTAAGAAACAAAAGAGATGAAGGAAATaacgctgagcattttgcctggtctgctaacgattctgtcagatcgccgctttatgttttttttcttatattgacACAAAGTTTCATAGTGAAGtcgttatttaatttgtttagtgAGGAAGAAAGGGCGTGCCCATCACCATTTACTGGACCATTGAAACTGGTGTAATAATTGGAGGAAGGTATTCGTAACCAGGCGAATTGTGCTGAATGCTTGCAAGGGAGTGCACTCTGCTAAAGACACTCAAGGACCAGGTAGTGGTGTTAAAGCGGGTCATGGACTAAGTCTAACGTCTTAAAAGGTATAATCAATTAAAACGAACCATGAAGATTAATGGTGTTTAATTAATCAAGTGATGGCAGATATGcaaatacaaataactacagtgagtcttgaactcagaacgcaaagggaTACGATCAAATATTATAGAGTATTTTAGCTCAGTTCTCCACCCTTTACTGTTAACATATTTGTTTCTTCTCGCTGAATACGCCgttttatgtttgtttccaaTATGTAATTCCTAAATAGTATTAACTGAAGTGGCAGTACCTGTAGATATTTCACGGTTATTTAAAACTGTTGGATGCTTATGGGGAatcatgggatcttttcggtttgaacggcagtttttaacataatttctaggtaactaaaacatttaaaacttcgtatactggtagaatgtgtttataaaacatctttttctcttggctttattgaaaaacttCTATAGTTTGtacgatatttgttgtttttttcttcaatttctgcaatttcaaccaatcagtgacgtctattgagttaaaaagcattctgtgccgtatgaatatgtccctcgtttaagaaacagattgggtttatttacatttgtgaagaaaaaatatacccttcccccacccctaactctaaccctaaccctaaaagaaattgaaatgcaatagatcgatactagggtcataattatgggtgacaatttcatataacaccgctagaaaaaactgccgttcaaaccgaaaagatccttcttTGTCATCTACCTCGagaaatgttatttattatttctattgatgCTTCAAGACAAAACTCATTATAGATAAAGCTACATACAATTGCCTGTGAAGAATATTGTTTCACTGTTCTAAGTCTTCCCTTTGTCACCGTGTTATTAGAATTATTGAAAATCTCTTGAAAGATTATAGATGCACTGTCTTTGATATCTTTCCATAGTTACGATTGCTTAAACTATTTGCTACAGCATATATCATTGTATGtagcaaatattttaaacaatcttAACTATGAAAAGAAACCACAAGCataatgttattactattattaaggcggcgagcaggcagaaacgttagcaagccgggcgaaatgcgtagccgtatttcgtctgccgttacgttctgagtttcaaatatcgccgaggtcgactttgcctttcatccttttggggtcgataaattaagtaccagctacgcactgggatcgatataatcgacttaatccctttgtctgtccttgtttatcctctgtgtttagccctttgtgagtagtaaagaaatatatatgtaacatgctAATTATTTTCGGTGCTTATGTAGTCGCGAGCAGACAGTGACCtttcggtgtgtgtatgtgtgtgtgtgtgtgagagagagagagagagagagagagagaaagagaatgtgagtgtgtgtgagagagagagataaaaagaaagagagagtgtgtgtgagagagatagtgagagaaacaaatagaatatgtgtgcatgtgaaagagagagggagagagagaaagaaagagaaagtgagaaagatagatagatagaaagagtggGAAAGAATGCTACATCAGCATTTGGCTTCTACTCGTTTCCAACCGAGTCGACTGGTGGAACATGAGACGACGTTTCTCGATCAAGGCCGTAATGCAACACACGATCCGGGAATCGAATAACCCAGCGTTTTCATGGTCTTGGGCCCAGCATTTTGACCAGAAAGCCACCAGTGTTTAGGTACCCCGTTTCCCGAACGCCACAAAACCACCTGACTTACAGAACGGGGTATCTGGAGGGATTTGCGTGACTACGGAAGTTGTGCGAATACGGAAGATacgtatttttaaaattttcacttgtttcagtcatcagactgcggccgtgctggggcacaaGTTTCACGGGATTAGTCCAAAAAATCGAACCTAGTGATTATCTTTttctaaatctggtacttattctatcggcctcttattgccgaaccgttaagttacggggatgtaaacaaaataaCGACGGTTATCAATATGGAAGACAGaaacaaaaatcacacacacacacacagaacgacaagtttctttcacttttcgtctttcaaatccactgacaaggatttggtcgacccgga
Proteins encoded:
- the LOC118765212 gene encoding uncharacterized protein LOC118765212, with amino-acid sequence MFVSPVERKNYMFSGEEPTTNKEIMDSPVAKVSKRVTDAPSIQTEQPKKEKKCFALAAGGGTRLLSTNKCDFMKYSEMMQINDNVVKIQPAEKLLLEEKRKTIIFKTYCFQKRKIEKITEEKIEKCLKPIWSDVVYLTRGKKFGTVEVRFTNKEIA